One Shewanella sp. MR-4 DNA window includes the following coding sequences:
- a CDS encoding TetR/AcrR family transcriptional regulator: MKCPTDSLSILRCNQILDAAEKLIESQGVVSFKFSQLAHEVGCSTGTLYKFFERKEDVLVCLFLRSATSNHLPIFINKNPDLTAQEKVLLPIFFTFETIKRSSSFFTLRSVSVNTMVWKLASDEKVERFKKRINAFWGWFTDALNLAVENGELVATPLEIKELVQGITFYLTGSLTQFESQLIASKYLSNRRDTCYRHLANLMERYKWKKPLTLALFDSLESRTVKFFDQHYRDHMTCAACSALSNNNRHELSNCTRNSLIYDILNN; encoded by the coding sequence ATGAAATGTCCCACTGACTCACTATCTATTTTGCGTTGTAATCAGATATTAGATGCAGCAGAAAAACTGATTGAGTCACAAGGTGTTGTGTCTTTTAAATTTTCTCAACTTGCTCATGAGGTTGGATGCTCTACAGGAACCTTATATAAGTTTTTTGAACGTAAAGAAGATGTGTTGGTTTGTTTATTCTTAAGAAGTGCGACATCAAATCACTTACCCATTTTTATCAATAAGAATCCAGATTTAACAGCACAAGAGAAAGTGCTCTTACCCATTTTTTTTACCTTTGAAACCATTAAGCGTAGTAGTAGCTTTTTTACACTGCGTTCGGTGTCAGTCAATACAATGGTCTGGAAACTCGCGAGTGATGAAAAAGTGGAGCGGTTTAAAAAACGCATTAATGCCTTTTGGGGTTGGTTTACAGACGCATTAAATTTAGCGGTTGAAAATGGTGAATTAGTAGCTACCCCACTAGAAATAAAAGAGCTAGTTCAAGGCATCACCTTTTATCTAACAGGATCTTTGACACAGTTTGAAAGTCAGCTTATAGCCTCAAAGTATTTATCTAATCGCCGTGATACCTGTTATCGACATTTAGCAAACCTAATGGAAAGATATAAATGGAAAAAGCCTTTAACCCTTGCACTTTTTGATTCGTTAGAGTCGAGAACCGTTAAGTTTTTTGACCAGCACTATCGTGATCATATGACCTGTGCTGCTTGTAGTGCACTATCGAATAATAACCGTCATGAATTATCAAACTGTACACGCAACAGCTTAATTTACGACATATTAAACAACTAA
- a CDS encoding flavocytochrome c, translated as MHDRRSFLKLGAGAAVGGIAAALPSAALATECASNIKWDETRDVIVVGSGFAGLSSALNAKRQGLGSILVLEKMQVIGGNSAINGGWLAIPKNPIQLAQGINDDSPEELVKDQIISGRGMQNTDMLRQIANRALDAYQLCIDTGVKFREGFNQQVGGHNKARAIRTLHGVGGDITTKLYEAGKKEGVEYRLQHYVEDFIMDGQEIVGLKVRQNYRFPDLKTGKTIYIKANRAVILAHGGFSRNLALRELVDPALDKTLDCTNALGATGEVTLTAMAHGAFPVHMSFIQTGHWGSPDEGGFGWSNALLSIGFHKGISVNVLDGKRFMNERADRKTCSDAIMKNRNPDGSPAYPVVFFNHDDHVGAEEVTRAVRDQIAWKVDSLEQLAKQFNIPLAQLKQTVDEYNKQVPLRIDPLFGRMMDTAVELKAPFIVSRIWPKVHYCMGGLKTDLGARVLHSQTLAPMKNLYAVGEATGGTHGGTRLSSTACLECLTMGIIVAETIKSDMQA; from the coding sequence ATGCATGATAGAAGAAGTTTTTTAAAGCTAGGTGCTGGTGCTGCGGTAGGCGGTATCGCAGCGGCATTGCCAAGTGCAGCATTAGCCACTGAATGCGCCTCAAACATTAAATGGGATGAAACTCGTGATGTTATTGTCGTGGGGTCAGGTTTTGCGGGGCTGTCATCCGCACTAAATGCTAAGCGACAAGGTCTAGGCTCGATACTGGTATTAGAAAAAATGCAGGTGATCGGTGGCAACTCAGCGATCAACGGGGGCTGGTTAGCTATCCCTAAAAACCCAATCCAATTAGCTCAAGGCATCAACGATGACTCACCCGAAGAGCTAGTGAAGGATCAAATTATCTCTGGCCGCGGTATGCAAAATACCGACATGCTACGACAAATCGCTAATCGTGCCCTGGATGCTTATCAGCTGTGTATTGATACTGGGGTTAAATTCCGTGAGGGCTTTAACCAACAAGTGGGCGGCCACAATAAAGCGCGAGCTATCCGTACTCTGCATGGCGTCGGTGGCGATATCACCACAAAACTCTATGAAGCGGGTAAAAAAGAAGGCGTTGAGTACCGTCTACAACATTATGTTGAAGACTTCATCATGGATGGCCAAGAGATTGTTGGCTTGAAAGTACGTCAAAATTATCGTTTCCCGGATCTCAAAACCGGTAAAACAATCTACATCAAAGCCAATAGGGCCGTTATCCTTGCCCACGGTGGTTTCTCACGTAACTTAGCACTACGTGAACTGGTCGACCCTGCATTAGATAAAACCTTAGATTGTACCAATGCCCTAGGCGCAACGGGCGAAGTCACACTAACGGCTATGGCCCACGGTGCTTTTCCGGTTCATATGAGCTTTATTCAAACAGGTCACTGGGGCTCGCCAGATGAAGGCGGCTTTGGCTGGTCAAATGCTCTGCTCTCGATTGGTTTCCATAAAGGGATTTCAGTCAATGTGTTAGATGGTAAGCGTTTTATGAATGAACGCGCCGATAGAAAAACCTGCTCCGACGCCATTATGAAAAATCGTAACCCTGATGGCTCACCCGCCTATCCTGTGGTGTTTTTTAACCATGACGATCATGTTGGTGCAGAAGAAGTGACCCGCGCAGTACGTGACCAAATCGCTTGGAAAGTCGATAGCCTTGAGCAATTAGCTAAGCAATTCAATATCCCACTTGCGCAGCTCAAACAAACTGTAGACGAGTACAACAAGCAAGTGCCACTGCGCATAGATCCCTTGTTTGGACGCATGATGGATACGGCAGTTGAGCTTAAAGCGCCGTTTATTGTGTCACGTATTTGGCCAAAAGTGCACTACTGCATGGGCGGTTTAAAAACCGATTTAGGCGCGAGAGTGCTGCATAGTCAAACCCTAGCTCCGATGAAAAATCTCTATGCCGTTGGCGAAGCAACTGGCGGCACTCACGGTGGAACCCGTTTAAGTTCAACAGCTTGTCTGGAGTGTTTAACGATGGGAATTATCGTTGCTGAAACCATCAAATCTGACATGCAGGCCTAA
- a CDS encoding cytochrome c3 family protein, whose protein sequence is MMKTLLLTLVVATLFTGAANAGDLVKMKGSTQGRSNHEFIYQDGCKGCHQGSGKQNATDAACVECHGEITSIPVDESKLAIPEAHPHKSLHYNQGASCLACHSEHEKKAPVCAECHRTWFKEM, encoded by the coding sequence ATGATGAAAACATTACTACTCACACTGGTTGTTGCAACCCTGTTCACTGGCGCAGCCAATGCCGGAGACCTTGTCAAGATGAAAGGCAGTACCCAAGGTCGCAGCAATCATGAATTTATTTACCAAGATGGTTGTAAAGGATGCCACCAAGGCTCGGGTAAACAAAATGCCACCGATGCGGCCTGCGTTGAATGTCATGGCGAAATCACCAGTATTCCAGTGGATGAGTCCAAACTTGCCATCCCTGAAGCCCATCCACACAAATCACTGCACTACAACCAAGGTGCCAGCTGCTTAGCCTGTCACAGCGAGCATGAGAAAAAGGCTCCAGTGTGCGCTGAATGCCACCGCACTTGGTTCAAAGAAATGTAA
- a CDS encoding cupin: MMKLKMLFGLAALTSTAVMAQGPQCNHAQLPYQQMTPVPYDSTPYVPQNTMPEQCRNPEIEAYIADWEAGKIDFNTIKPNDSIAADQRFCKTLDDHGNVLEAKNCDPKNSPVGYIWKELSDSPVVIGITNGLKSDHEPHFHGQPECYYVVNGTSKTLANNKFETLAKGQYFYIPGAHIHNTPILNKEGLGVFYWYPNNAHFDGFKYYWRKDVKNLRVAEEAFDRVDAIRKRDLNLGPYGTNEQFFKN, from the coding sequence ATGATGAAATTAAAAATGCTTTTCGGATTAGCCGCACTGACTTCAACAGCTGTTATGGCTCAAGGCCCACAATGTAATCACGCGCAACTACCCTATCAACAAATGACGCCAGTGCCGTACGACAGCACGCCCTATGTGCCGCAAAACACTATGCCAGAGCAATGCCGTAACCCCGAAATCGAGGCCTACATTGCCGATTGGGAAGCTGGCAAAATCGACTTTAACACCATCAAACCCAATGACAGCATTGCCGCAGACCAACGTTTTTGTAAAACTTTGGATGACCACGGTAACGTGCTCGAAGCCAAAAACTGCGATCCTAAAAACTCACCTGTGGGTTATATCTGGAAAGAGCTATCAGATAGCCCTGTCGTAATTGGTATCACCAATGGGTTGAAATCAGACCATGAGCCACATTTCCACGGTCAACCAGAGTGTTACTACGTGGTCAACGGCACCAGTAAAACACTGGCAAACAATAAATTTGAAACTCTGGCCAAAGGTCAATACTTCTATATTCCTGGTGCCCATATCCACAATACCCCAATCCTCAATAAAGAAGGTTTAGGTGTATTTTACTGGTACCCAAACAACGCCCACTTTGATGGATTTAAATACTACTGGCGTAAAGATGTTAAAAATCTACGGGTGGCCGAAGAAGCCTTTGACCGCGTAGATGCCATCCGTAAACGCGATTTAAACCTAGGCCCATACGGTACCAACGAACAATTTTTCAAAAACTAG
- a CDS encoding TonB-dependent receptor, giving the protein MPKSMGPISLVAAAVICQLGLVNVATAAENDMERMVVSATRSPTQISDLSSTVWIIDEASIREQTDSGKGIKEMLAALVPSMDVSSQGRTNFGQNIRGRAMVVLIDGVSMNTSRSISRQLDSIDPFNIARIEVLAGASAIYGGGALGGAINIVTKKAADSSDTFEAEAGFKSGFNSSDDLDYRTALAVTGGSDSLKGRFSAAWQENGQWFDGSSNPVMLDITQTGMQYTQGYDLMANMDWQLANDANLSAMAQYYRNGSDDEHGLYMGENFSGVTGDASVLETRKGLDADRSPATERTLLNLSYSQNEFLGQTLYLQGFYRKENLDFHPFPYVNETSGVYNFSASAQNTSIYGLKAVVESKPVDSLTLTWGLDWDKESFDSSQMSFDLDAANQHGGLVMRELFTTGRYVDFSVESIAAFVQSSWEMNSFLVLNAGYRYQHMENSVDDFIGYNQQVTIASGKAKGADAIKGGSTDYNIGLVNLGLVAKLSQDQQLWLAYSQGFELPDLSKYYGRGTYKADADGYLQLQNSININDTRLDGIKTDSMELGWRYLADRWQAQASIYYAVSDKVIEVNSKDLTIDVKDQDKRSYGLEAQLNFDISSDWQVGTNLHLVRSEVKDENNWIDETVTYASPSKATAFIGWRGETQKIRLQAEHSFSAESDYRFKTNDGLASELDSYTTLDLLGSIDLPVGTLSYGIENLLDKDYSTLWGQRAVYFYSPTYGPESMFDYHGRGRTFALNYQLSW; this is encoded by the coding sequence ATGCCTAAGTCTATGGGGCCGATAAGCCTAGTCGCCGCCGCAGTTATCTGCCAACTGGGGCTTGTTAATGTGGCAACAGCCGCTGAAAACGATATGGAGCGCATGGTGGTCTCCGCCACCCGCTCACCGACCCAAATCAGCGATCTCTCCAGCACTGTGTGGATCATTGATGAAGCCAGCATTCGCGAGCAAACCGATAGCGGCAAAGGTATTAAGGAAATGCTCGCCGCCTTAGTGCCGTCGATGGATGTGTCCAGCCAAGGGCGCACCAACTTTGGCCAAAATATTCGCGGTCGCGCCATGGTGGTCTTAATCGATGGCGTGTCGATGAACACCTCCCGCAGTATCAGCCGCCAGCTCGACAGTATCGATCCATTCAATATTGCCCGCATCGAAGTGCTCGCTGGCGCGTCGGCTATCTATGGCGGTGGCGCACTGGGCGGTGCCATTAATATTGTCACTAAAAAAGCGGCTGACAGCAGTGATACCTTCGAAGCCGAAGCGGGATTCAAGTCCGGCTTTAATAGCAGTGATGATTTAGATTACCGCACCGCGCTGGCGGTGACCGGGGGCAGCGATTCGCTTAAAGGGCGCTTTAGTGCCGCTTGGCAGGAAAACGGCCAATGGTTTGATGGCAGTAGCAACCCTGTGATGCTGGACATTACCCAAACCGGAATGCAGTACACCCAAGGTTATGATTTAATGGCGAATATGGATTGGCAGCTTGCCAATGACGCCAACCTCAGCGCCATGGCGCAATACTATCGCAACGGTTCAGACGATGAACATGGTCTGTATATGGGTGAGAACTTCTCAGGCGTCACTGGCGATGCCTCAGTGCTAGAAACCCGTAAGGGATTAGACGCTGACCGCAGCCCCGCCACCGAGCGCACTTTGCTGAATCTGTCCTACTCCCAGAATGAGTTTCTTGGTCAAACCCTGTATTTACAAGGCTTTTATCGCAAAGAGAATCTGGATTTCCACCCGTTCCCCTATGTCAATGAAACCAGCGGCGTCTACAACTTCTCAGCATCGGCCCAAAACACCAGTATCTATGGTTTGAAGGCGGTCGTGGAATCCAAGCCCGTCGATAGCCTCACTCTTACCTGGGGACTGGATTGGGATAAAGAAAGTTTTGATTCGAGCCAAATGAGCTTCGACCTCGATGCCGCCAACCAACACGGCGGCTTAGTGATGCGCGAGCTGTTCACTACCGGCCGTTATGTCGACTTTTCGGTCGAATCCATTGCTGCATTTGTCCAAAGCAGTTGGGAGATGAATAGCTTTTTGGTGCTAAACGCAGGCTATCGTTATCAACACATGGAAAACAGCGTTGATGATTTTATCGGTTATAACCAACAGGTGACGATCGCCTCTGGCAAAGCCAAGGGAGCCGATGCCATTAAAGGCGGCAGCACCGACTATAACATAGGTTTAGTCAACCTCGGCTTGGTGGCTAAGTTAAGCCAAGACCAACAACTCTGGCTTGCCTATTCCCAAGGCTTTGAGCTGCCAGACCTGTCGAAATACTACGGCCGCGGCACCTACAAGGCCGATGCCGACGGTTACTTACAGCTGCAAAACAGCATCAATATCAATGATACCCGCCTTGACGGGATCAAGACCGACTCCATGGAACTGGGATGGCGTTACCTTGCAGACCGTTGGCAGGCGCAAGCCAGCATCTACTATGCCGTGTCTGACAAGGTGATTGAGGTGAACAGCAAAGATCTGACCATCGATGTCAAAGACCAAGATAAGCGCAGCTATGGCCTAGAGGCACAACTGAACTTTGATATCAGCTCCGACTGGCAAGTCGGCACCAACCTGCATCTGGTGCGCAGTGAAGTGAAAGATGAGAATAATTGGATTGATGAAACCGTCACTTATGCTTCGCCCTCTAAGGCGACCGCCTTTATTGGCTGGCGAGGCGAGACACAGAAGATCCGTTTACAAGCTGAGCACAGTTTTAGCGCCGAATCTGACTATCGCTTCAAAACCAACGATGGCCTAGCGAGTGAGCTTGATAGCTACACGACGCTGGATTTACTGGGCTCTATCGATTTACCGGTCGGCACCTTGAGCTACGGCATCGAAAACCTGCTCGATAAAGACTACAGCACCCTGTGGGGCCAAAGAGCGGTGTACTTCTACAGCCCGACCTACGGTCCTGAGTCAATGTTCGACTACCATGGCCGCGGTCGCACCTTTGCCCTCAATTATCAACTGAGTTGGTGA